The proteins below are encoded in one region of Mauremys reevesii isolate NIE-2019 linkage group 15, ASM1616193v1, whole genome shotgun sequence:
- the LOC120383670 gene encoding olfactory receptor 14A16-like: MYFFLMCLSILDLGTISVTIPKSMANSLMNTRSISYSGCVTQVFFLIFFAQADFTLLTIMAYDRYVAICKPLHYETIMKKKACIQMTASAWISVILYSSLHTGNTFAITFCGGNMVDQFFCEIPQLLKLACSDSYLNEVWVIVFGACLTLSFFVFIIVTYVQILITVLRIPSKQGRHKAFSTCLPHFIVISMFLSTAAFAYMKPISSSPSGLDLMVAVLYSVLPPVMNPIIYSIRNKEIKASLRKLTGWRLFNKNKMSEFLL, encoded by the coding sequence atgtacttcttcctgatgtGTTTGTCCATCCTAGACCTCGGTAccatctctgtcaccatccccaaatccatggccaatTCCCTTATGAACACTAGGTCCATTTCGTATTCTGGATGTGTCACCCAAGTCTTTTTCCTCATCTTCTTTGCTCAAGCCGACTTCACCTTACTCACCATCATGGCGTACGATCGATATGTTGCCATCTgcaaaccactgcactatgagacTATAATGAAGAAGAAAGCTTGTATCCAAATGAcagccagtgcctggatcagTGTAATTCTCTATTCTTCATTGCACACTGGGAACACGTTTGCAATAACCTTCTGTGGAGGCAACAtggtggatcagttcttctgtgaaatcccccagctACTCAAGCTCGCCTGCTCTGACTCGTACCTCAATGAAGTTTGGGTTATTGTATTTGGTGCATGTTTAACCCTaagtttctttgtttttataattgtgACATATGTTCAGATCTTGATCACAGTGTTGAGAATCCCCTCTAAACAGGGCCgacataaagccttctccacttgCCTTCCTCACTTCATTGTAATTTCCATGTTCCTTTccactgctgcctttgcctacatGAAACCCATCTCCAGCTCTCCGTCAGGTCTGGATCTCAtggtggctgttctctattcCGTGCTGCCACCAGTGATGAATCCGATCATCTACAGCATAAGGAACAAAGAAATCAAAGCTTCCCTGAGGAAACTGACTGGGTGGAGGTTattcaacaaaaataaaatgtcagaatttctctTATGA
- the LOC120383807 gene encoding olfactory receptor 14A16-like: MSNQSTVTEFLLLGFSDVRELQILHFVVFLVLYLMSLLGNLLIITAIALDRHLHTPMYFFLMNLSIIDLGSISVSIPKSMANSLMNTRSISYSGCVTQVFFFLFFASADFAILTIMAYDRYIAICQPLHYETVMNRRAFVQMAASAWISGILYSALHTGNTFAISFCGSNTVDQFLCEIPQLLKLACSDSYRFEVGFLIFSVCFVSSCFVFIIVSYVQIFKAVLRIPSEQGRHKALSTCLPHLFVVSLFLCTSAFAYLKPTSSSTSGLDLMVAVLYSVLPPMMNPIIYSMRNKEIKGALRKWIGWRLISKNKMSIFLLQ; the protein is encoded by the coding sequence atgtccaaccaaaGTACCGTGACTGaattccttctcctgggattctctgatgttcgggagctgcagattttacactttgtggtgtttctagtgCTTTACCTGATGTCCCTGCTGGGGAACCTGCTCATCATCACAGCCATAGCCCTTGACCGCCACCTTCACACCCCTATGTACTTCTTTCTGATGAATCTGTCCATCATAGACCTCGGCTCCATCTCTGTCAgcatccccaaatccatggccaatTCCCTCATGAACACAAGATCGATTTCTTATTCTGGATGTGTCACCCAAgtcttttttttcttattctttgcTTCAGCAGATTTTGCCATACTGACCATCATGGCATATGACCGATACATAGCCATCTGCCAGCCATTGCACTATGAGACagtgatgaacaggagagcttTTGTCCAAATGGCAGCAAGTGCCTGGATCAGTGGTATTCTCTACTCTGCATTGCACACCGGGAACACGTTTGCAATATCTTTCTGTGGAAGCAACACAGTGGATCAGTTCTTATGTGAAATACCCCAGCTCCTCAAGCTCGCCTGCTCTGACTCATACCGCTTTGAAGTTGGGTTTCTCATCTTTAGTGTGTGCTTTGTCTCGAGCTGCTTTGTTTTCATAATTGTGtcatatgttcagatcttcaaagcggtgctgagaatcccctctgagcagggccggcataaAGCACTAtccacctgcctccctcacctcTTTGTGGTCTCTTTGTTCCTTTGTACTTCTGCTTTTGCCTACTtgaaacccacctccagctcaaCCTCAGGTCTGGATCTCAtggtggctgttctctattcTGTGTTGCCACCAATGATGAATCCAATCATCTATAGCATGAGAAACAAAGAGATCAAAGGTGCTCTGAGAAAATGGATAGGTTGGAGGTTAATCAGTAAGaacaaaatgtccatatttctcCTTCAGTAG